Below is a window of Polyangiaceae bacterium DNA.
CCCCCGAGGGCTGCTGCAAATAGCCCAGGGATTTCAGTACACTATCCGATAGTGTGCGAATTTGTGGGCCCATGTATGTTTTTGTGCGTGCGCGCCTCCGGTCATGGAGTTACAAAGCCCCGCCATGGCCAACCGCACCACCTCCCTCGGGCTCGCGGCACAGCTTGCCGCGCTCTGTTTCCTCGCGACCGCCGCCTGCGCAGCGCCGACAGGAATCGAGAACGAATCGGCCGAGGGCAACGGTGAGCCCGCGGCGCCGGCGGTGGGCAGCGGCACGGGGACCGACACGGTGACCGGCCTCGCGCCGAGCGCAGGCGGGGCGACCGGCAGCGGTGGCAGCGCTGGAGCCGCGGGCGCGGCGGGCGCGGCGGGCGCGGCGGGCGCGGCGGGCGCGCCGAGTGGCGGCGGCAGCGGTGGCGCGCCGACCACCACGCCGGGCCTCGAGGGCGAGTGGGGCTTCGACGACGTCGGAGCGCTGACGACCAAGGACGCCTCTGGGCATTCGCACCACGGCTCGCTCATCGGCACGGGTGTGAGCGTGGTCAACGGCGGCAAAGTCGGCTCGGCGGCGAGCTTCTCCGGCGGCGATGGCCGAATCTCGATCCCCAGCGCTCCGGCGCTGGATTTCACCAAGGCCGCCACCATCGAGCTCTGGGTGAAGCTGAGCAGCATGACGGCGGGCTCCATCGTCGGGCGCCTCGGCTCGTCGGGCGATGGCGTGGCCATCCGCACCGCGCAGGGCAACGTTCAGGCGTCGTTCACTCGCGCCGGCTTCGGCTCGGCCATCGTCACCAGCGAGCCGGGCGTCTTGGCCTCGGGCTGGACTCACCTCGCGGTGGTCAACGACGGCTCGACGCTCAAGCTCTACCTGAACGGGAAGCTCCACAAGACCGAGACCGGAGGGCAGCTCGGCTACGTGAACGGCAACCTCTCCGTGGGCAAGAGCGGCTCGGACATGGCACTGAACGGATACGTCGACGAGCTCAAGTGGTGGTCGATCGCGCGTAGCAACGAGGAAGTTTGCAGCGACGCTGGAGGAGTCTGGGCCAGCGGCGAGTGCGCGCTGTGAGCCGCATCCCGCGTCCGCGCCCCTGGTTTGTTGCACCTTGATTGCGCGGCGGGCGTTCTTCTGTGAAAATTGAAGCCTTGGGTACGCTCGGATTTCCCGAGCGCCCTGGAGGCATTCGATGCAGTCGCTTCTTCGATCCGCGGTCGTCGGGTGCTTGGTGGTCGTGGCGGCCGCCGCGGTCGGATGTGCGAGCGGGGAGAGCAGCGGCACACCCGCTGTCGGCGGCGGGACGAGCATCGGCGGCAGCGGCACCGGCGCGAGCGGCGGCACGAGCGGAACGGGCGGCAGCAGCGTCGGCGGTGGCGCGGGCACCGACGGCGGCGCAGGCACCGGCGGCGGTTGGCCGGGCGAGTGCAGCGGAGCGGCCGAGCAGCCCTGCTATGGCGGACCCGCCGGCACCGAAGGCGTCGGCGAGTGCAAGGCCGGCAAGCAGGTGTGCGAGAACGGCAAGTGGAGCGCCTGCCAAGGCGAGGTCATCCCCGCGGACGAGACCTGCGACAAGCGCGACAACGACTGCGACGGTCTCGAAGACGAGGACCAGGGACAGACGACCTGCGGCAAGGGCGCCTGCCAGGTGACCGTCGAGAACTGCGTCGCCGGTGTGGCTCAGACCTGCACTCCGAAGCAGGGCAGCGCGACGGAGCAGTGCGACGGCACCGATGACAACTGCGACGGCCAGGTGGACGAGGGCTGCTCCTGCACGAACGGCCAGACGCAGGCCTGCTACACCGGCGCCCCGGCCACCAAGAACGTCGGCGAGTGCAGCGCCGGCACGCAGACCTGCAGCGGCGGCAAGTGGGGCACGTGCAGCGGCGAGCAGCTCCCGGTCGCGGAGAAGTGCAACGGGCTCGACGACGACTGCGACGGGCAGACCGACGAGGGCAACCCGCAGGGCGGCCAGACCTGCAATACCGGCAAGCAGGGCGCGTGCGGCGCGGGCACGACTGCTTGTCAGAACAGCACGCTGGTCTGCAACCAGAACGTCCAGCCGAGCGCAGAGATCTGCGACGGCGTGGACAACAACTGCAACGGCAGCGCGGACGAGGGCAATCCGGGCAGCGGTCAGACCTGCAGCACCGGCAAGCTCGGCGTCTGCTCTGCGGGCACGACGCAGTGCCAGAGCGGCGGCATCGTCTGCGCTCAGAACGTCCAGCCGAGCACGGAGACCTGCGACGGCGCGGACAACAACTGCAACGGGAACGTGGACGAGGGCTGCAACTGCCTGAATGGCACCACCCAGGGCTGCTACACCGGCGCCCCGGGCACGCAGGGTGTGGGGCAGTGCAAGGCCGGCACCCAGACCTGCACCAACGGCAACTGGGGCGCTTGCACCGGTCAGGTGATCCCGACGACGGAGACCTGCAACGCCAAGGACGACAACTGCAACGGCTCCACGGACGAGAACAATCCGGGTGGCGGCGGCGGCTGCACCACGGGTCTGCCCGGGATCTGCAGCGCGGGCAGCTACCAGTGTCAGGGAGGCTCGCTCCAGTGCGTGCAGAGCCAGCAGGCGGCGCCGAGCGACACCTGCGGCAACAACCAGGACGACAACTGCAACGGCCAGGTGGACGAGAACTGCGGCTGCCCGCACGACGTGTGCTCGGCGGGCGTCGCGCTGCCCAACGGTTGTGACGCGGCGACGGGCAACTGTGTGTCCAAGGTGTGCGCCGTGGACTCGTACTGCTGCAGCGGAAGCTGGGACTCGATCTGCGTGTCGGAGGTCCGCACCGTCTGCAAGAGCCTGAAGTGCTCCGAGTCCCAAGGGAGCTGCGCGCACACGCTGTGTGTCACGGGCACCCAACTGGTCAGCGGCTGCGACAGCGCGAAGGCGAACTGCGTCAGCGCCATCTGCGCCGCTGACTCCTACTGCTGCACCTACGGCTGGGACAGCTATTGCGTGAGCGAGGTCGCCTCGGTCTGCGCCAACGGCTACAACTGCCTGTGAGCGAGCTCCGCCTCACGCCCATCGGCGTGGTGCGCTCGCCGTTCGGCGAGCCGGCGGAGGCGCCGCGACAACCCGCCGCCGCACGCGGCGTCGAGGCTCGGATCGAGCTCGACCCGGGGCGCGGCTTCGAGTTCGCGCTCGAGGACGTCGAGAGCTGGCGCTACCTGTGGGTGCTGTTCTGGTTCGACCGCGCCGAAGGCTGGCGCCCCAAGGTGCGACCGCCCCGCAGCCGGGAGCGCCGCGGAGTGTTCGCCACCCGCTCGCCGCACCGGCCCAACCCCATCGGCTTGTCGGTGGTGGAGCTGGTGCGCGTGGAGGGGCTCACGCTGCACGTCCGGGACGTGGACATCCTGGACGGAACCCCCGTGCTCGATCTGAAGCCCTACGTCGCCTACACCGACGTCCCACCGGACCCGGGCACGGGTTGGCTCGAGGCCGAGGCTCGACAGGATCCAGGGCCGCGCTGGGAGGTGCGGCTCTCGGCGCGGGCGGCGGAGCAGGCGGGCTTCCTCCGCGACCGCTTCGGCATCGAGCTGGTCGAGCCGGTGACGCAGGCGCTCTCGCTGGGGCCCGCGCCGCATCCCTATCGGCGCATCAAGCGGGACGGGGACGAGCTGGTGATCGCCCACAAGGACTGGCGCGCGCGCTTCCGGGTGGAGGGGACGAGCGTCACGGTCCTCGGCTTCGCGAGCGGATATCGCCCGCGCGAGCTCCACGCCCCGGCGGGCTCCAGCCTGGAGCCGCACCGCTGCTTCGTTCAGGCTTTCGGCTACCCCGGGGACCGGACGTAGCCGAGACGGCCGCGCTGAACTAGAATCGGGGCAGATGACCGGCTGGGCTTTTTGGTCACGGCTCGTCGCCATGCTCGGCGCGACGTTCCTCGTGGGGTGCGCCGTCTCGGACACCAACCTGTTCGGCATGAGCGACGCGGGTGTGAACGACTCGGGCACAGGCGGCGCCGGCAGCGGCGGAGGCCCGCAG
It encodes the following:
- a CDS encoding LamG domain-containing protein; amino-acid sequence: MANRTTSLGLAAQLAALCFLATAACAAPTGIENESAEGNGEPAAPAVGSGTGTDTVTGLAPSAGGATGSGGSAGAAGAAGAAGAAGAAGAPSGGGSGGAPTTTPGLEGEWGFDDVGALTTKDASGHSHHGSLIGTGVSVVNGGKVGSAASFSGGDGRISIPSAPALDFTKAATIELWVKLSSMTAGSIVGRLGSSGDGVAIRTAQGNVQASFTRAGFGSAIVTSEPGVLASGWTHLAVVNDGSTLKLYLNGKLHKTETGGQLGYVNGNLSVGKSGSDMALNGYVDELKWWSIARSNEEVCSDAGGVWASGECAL
- the tsaA gene encoding tRNA (N6-threonylcarbamoyladenosine(37)-N6)-methyltransferase TrmO yields the protein MSELRLTPIGVVRSPFGEPAEAPRQPAAARGVEARIELDPGRGFEFALEDVESWRYLWVLFWFDRAEGWRPKVRPPRSRERRGVFATRSPHRPNPIGLSVVELVRVEGLTLHVRDVDILDGTPVLDLKPYVAYTDVPPDPGTGWLEAEARQDPGPRWEVRLSARAAEQAGFLRDRFGIELVEPVTQALSLGPAPHPYRRIKRDGDELVIAHKDWRARFRVEGTSVTVLGFASGYRPRELHAPAGSSLEPHRCFVQAFGYPGDRT